Proteins encoded within one genomic window of Candidatus Delongbacteria bacterium:
- a CDS encoding DEAD/DEAH box helicase family protein — protein MSAKVNTYQSSSINVTDHIVYNHSELKVTLEEKNSIKDRVVLLYIYSLPKMPMHGYKVGMTICKTGETYWHSIKSRIDTQVKEVALGGDLFDDRYEKYGLDREVHFWGVCINDKDDNFKDHDIHREIATKLPGYSEKNQEWFTGDITLDDLIDIFEDYRKADYSGKKVIYTPRKEQKAAIDKLLKYFKTTPSVPRFLLNCKMRFGKCYTTYKYAEEAELNKILILTFVPAVEDSWREDLKHIEKDYDYFTDFELAKSDFKLNNSPSKPYVLFLSLQNYLGRDSSTQQTKDKIKKLQGIEFDLLVLDEYHFGAWNDRTQETIEDMDKEYQKNLKNEANSDIAKKFGITTKETICLSGTPFKAIDRGEFSDANTYPYSYFDEQKNKYPNEDFSAPSKEYAHFPDMKIFGYNMSNIYSGLTDQLMSKEKILNNKAYFSLNKFFETKKDLDPNEDNEFIYEEQIVEWFSILQGSLPKPDSIFPYQNPHFSYNKHTLWLMPSVNSCQAMTDLLKKDPYFNQYEIVNLSSKDVGSGYSALKFLERRILASKQKNKLGTISLTVNKLTLGVTVKPWTSIFVLKDLSSPEQYFQAIFRAQTPDVDADGNILKKQSNVYDFNIDRASALLLHYTEKSGNVTKLELPKLIVKYLPIYMNGNVDSPISEEIFYELAQFGYSNKSLSQKIKDIERTTRALDEKTIADMMNDPQCSDVIKRVFAHAKFDKPKTKTAPSDSRSDSKSIESLKGRKIGYENGLLDYKLYIEIEDEAIQELFLANVKKLVSENCPTEYHDDQRKRFFNGLITGYESGVNVPIKNMKCGLDDGKKFVDEVKKKFGKEILYTKETRIKINNFIHDHLNNKDNIPVEFQGKMMIRWYRESFRSIIVQSLKPLIKDTERSVEDTHNVLKHILSKVFQFLYISVYRETTFKEVFVNADSYVFHSAVGIKKEEFEILNKYNIFQERILDNYIHEFFVNESLGKQLDTDSELFRKNYRNSFNWFGFGIEN, from the coding sequence CAGCTAAAGTAAACACTTATCAATCCTCATCAATAAATGTCACTGATCATATTGTATACAATCATAGTGAACTTAAAGTGACTTTAGAAGAAAAAAACTCTATAAAAGATAGAGTGGTTTTGTTGTATATTTATTCATTACCAAAAATGCCTATGCATGGTTATAAAGTAGGAATGACAATTTGCAAAACGGGTGAGACTTATTGGCATTCTATCAAATCAAGAATAGATACTCAAGTAAAAGAAGTAGCTCTTGGTGGTGACTTATTTGATGATAGATATGAAAAATATGGACTTGATCGTGAAGTTCATTTTTGGGGTGTATGTATTAATGATAAAGATGATAATTTCAAAGATCACGATATCCATAGAGAAATAGCTACAAAACTTCCAGGATACTCCGAAAAAAATCAAGAGTGGTTCACTGGGGACATAACTTTGGATGACTTGATTGATATTTTTGAAGACTATCGAAAAGCTGATTATTCAGGTAAGAAAGTTATTTATACACCAAGAAAAGAACAAAAAGCAGCAATAGATAAGTTACTTAAGTATTTCAAAACAACACCTTCAGTTCCTAGATTCTTGTTGAATTGTAAAATGCGTTTTGGTAAATGTTACACAACATATAAATATGCTGAAGAAGCTGAATTAAATAAAATACTTATTCTTACCTTTGTTCCCGCTGTAGAAGATTCATGGAGAGAAGATTTAAAACATATTGAAAAAGATTATGACTACTTCACTGATTTTGAGTTAGCAAAAAGCGATTTTAAACTTAATAATTCACCTTCAAAACCATATGTGCTTTTTTTGTCATTACAAAACTACTTAGGTAGGGATTCATCTACACAACAAACGAAAGATAAAATAAAGAAACTTCAAGGTATAGAATTTGATTTGCTGGTACTCGATGAGTATCATTTTGGTGCATGGAATGATCGCACACAAGAAACGATTGAAGACATGGATAAAGAATACCAAAAAAATTTAAAAAATGAAGCAAACAGTGATATTGCCAAAAAATTTGGTATTACAACAAAAGAGACAATATGTCTATCTGGAACACCTTTTAAAGCCATTGATCGCGGTGAATTTAGTGATGCTAATACATATCCATATTCGTATTTTGATGAGCAAAAAAACAAATATCCAAATGAAGATTTTTCAGCCCCGTCTAAGGAGTATGCCCATTTTCCAGATATGAAAATTTTTGGTTATAATATGTCTAATATTTACAGTGGCTTGACTGATCAACTTATGTCAAAAGAAAAAATTCTTAATAATAAAGCATACTTTTCACTCAATAAATTTTTTGAGACAAAAAAAGATTTAGACCCAAATGAAGATAATGAATTTATATATGAAGAACAAATTGTCGAGTGGTTTTCTATTTTACAGGGTAGCTTGCCAAAACCAGACAGTATTTTTCCATATCAAAACCCACATTTTTCATATAATAAGCATACTTTATGGTTAATGCCATCAGTTAACTCATGTCAAGCAATGACTGACCTATTAAAAAAAGATCCATACTTCAATCAATATGAGATTGTGAATCTTTCAAGTAAGGATGTTGGTTCAGGGTACAGTGCACTTAAATTTCTTGAAAGAAGAATACTTGCTTCTAAGCAAAAAAATAAACTAGGAACCATCAGTTTAACTGTTAATAAATTAACACTTGGAGTCACAGTGAAGCCCTGGACCAGTATTTTTGTATTGAAAGATTTATCTAGCCCAGAACAATACTTCCAAGCCATTTTTAGAGCTCAGACTCCTGATGTAGATGCTGATGGAAATATTCTTAAAAAACAAAGTAATGTATATGATTTTAACATTGACAGAGCTTCTGCTTTATTGCTACATTACACAGAGAAAAGCGGAAACGTAACTAAACTCGAACTTCCTAAGTTAATAGTGAAATATCTACCGATTTATATGAATGGGAATGTTGATTCACCTATATCTGAGGAAATATTCTATGAGCTTGCTCAATTTGGTTACAGTAATAAATCTCTTTCTCAAAAAATCAAGGATATTGAGCGCACAACTCGTGCTTTAGATGAAAAAACCATAGCAGACATGATGAATGATCCACAATGTAGTGATGTTATAAAACGTGTTTTTGCTCATGCTAAATTTGACAAACCAAAGACAAAAACTGCACCATCGGATTCGCGATCAGATTCAAAGTCTATTGAAAGTCTTAAAGGTAGAAAAATTGGTTATGAAAATGGATTATTAGATTATAAGCTTTATATCGAAATCGAAGATGAAGCTATTCAAGAATTGTTTTTGGCAAATGTAAAAAAATTAGTAAGTGAAAATTGTCCTACCGAATATCATGATGATCAAAGAAAGAGGTTTTTTAACGGACTAATAACCGGCTATGAATCTGGTGTAAATGTTCCAATCAAAAATATGAAATGCGGTCTTGATGATGGTAAGAAGTTTGTTGATGAAGTTAAAAAGAAATTTGGTAAAGAAATTCTTTATACTAAAGAAACACGAATAAAAATCAATAATTTTATCCATGATCACTTGAATAATAAGGACAATATTCCTGTCGAATTTCAAGGTAAAATGATGATTAGATGGTACCGAGAATCATTTAGAAGTATTATAGTACAATCATTAAAACCGTTGATAAAAGATACAGAAAGAAGTGTAGAAGATACACATAATGTTTTAAAACACATCCTCTCCAAAGTGTTTCAATTTCTATATATTAGTGTTTATAGAGAAACCACATTTAAAGAAGTATTCGTAAATGCTGATTCGTATGTTTTCCATTCAGCTGTAGGTATCAAAAAAGAAGAGTTTGAAATTCTCAACAAATACAATATCTTTCAAGAACGTATTTTAGATAATTATATTCACGAGTTTTTTGTTAATGAATCATTAGGTAAACAACTTGATACAGATAGCGAATTATTCAGAAAAAATTATCGAAACAGTTTTAATTGGTTCGGATTTGGAATTGAGAACTAG